The proteins below come from a single Ictidomys tridecemlineatus isolate mIctTri1 chromosome 8, mIctTri1.hap1, whole genome shotgun sequence genomic window:
- the Rxrb gene encoding retinoic acid receptor RXR-beta isoform X2: MSWAARPPFLPQRHAAGQCGPVGVRKEMHCGVASRWRRRRPWLDPAAAAAAAAGEQQTPEPEPGEAGRDGMGDSGRDSRSPDSSSPNPLAQGVPPPSPPGPPLPPSAAPSLGGSGAPPPPPMPPPPLGSPFPVISSSMGSPGLPPPAPPGFSGPVSSPQINSTVSLPGGGSGPPEDVKPPVLGVRGLHCPPPPGGPGAGKRLCAICGDRSSGKHYGVYSCEGCKGFFKRTIRKDLTYSCRDNKDCTVDKRQRNRCQYCRYQKCLATGMKREAVQEERQRGKDKDGDGEGAGGAPEEMPVDRILEAELAVEQKSDQGVEGPGGTGGSGSSPNDPVTNICQAADKQLFTLVEWAKRIPHFSSLPLDDQVILLRAGWNELLIASFSHRSIDVRDGILLATGLHVHRNSAHSAGVGAIFDRVLTELVSKMRDMRMDKTELGCLRAIILFNPDAKGLSNPSEVEVLREKVYASLETYCKQKYPEQQGRFAKLLLRLPALRSIGLKCLEHLFFFKLIGDTPIDTFLMEMLEAPHQLA; the protein is encoded by the exons ATGTCTTGGGCCGCCCGCCCGCCCTTCCTCCCCCAGCGGCATGCCGCAGGGCAGTGTGGGCCGGTGGGGGTGCGAAAAGAAATGCATTGTGGGGTCGCGTCCCGGTGGCGGCGGCGACGGCCCTGGCTGGAtcccgcggcggcggcggcggcggcagccgGAGAACAACAAACCCCGGAGCCGGAGCCGGGGGAGGCTGGACGGGACGGGATGGGAGACAGCGGGCGGG ATTCCCGAAGCCCAGACAGCTCTTCTCCAAATCCTCTTGCCCAGGGGgttcctcccccttctcctcctgggCCACCTCTTCCCCCTTCAGCAGCCCCATCCCTTGGAGGCTCTGGGGCTCCACCCCCACCTCCAATGCCACCACCCCCGCTGGGCTCCCCCTTCCCAGTCATCAGTTCTTCCATGGGGTCCCCTGGTCTGCCCCCTCCAGCTCCCCCAGGATTCTCCGGGCCTGTCAGCAGCCCCCAG ATTAATTCAACAGTGTCGCTCCCTGGGGGTGGGTCTGGCCCCCCTGAAGATGTGAAGCCACCAGTCTTAGGGGTCCGGGGCCTGCACTGTCCACCCcctccaggtggccctggggctgGCAAACGGCTTTGTGCAATCTGCGGGGACCGCAGCTCAG GCAAACACTATGGAGTTTACAGCTGTGAGGGCTGCAAGGGCTTCTTCAAGCGCACCATCCGCAAGGACCTGACCTACTCATGCCGGGACAACAAAGACTGTACAGTGGACAAGCGCCAGCGGAACCGCTGTCAGTACTGTCGCTATCAGAAGTGCCTGGCCACTGGCATGAAGAGGGAAG cTGTACAGGAGGAGCGTCAGCGGGGAAAGGACAAGGACGGGgatggggaaggggcagggggagcCCCCGAGGAGATGCCCGTGGACAGGATCCTGGAGGCAGAGCTTGCTGTGGAGCAGAAGAGTGACCAGGGCGTTGAGGGTCCTGGGGGAACCGGGGGTAGCGGCAGCAGT CCAAATGACCCCGTGACTAACATCTGTCAGGCAGCTGACAAACAGCTATTCACACTTGTTGAGTGGGCGAAGAGGATCCCACACTTTTCCTCCTTACCTCTGGATGACCAGGTCATATTGCTACGGGCAG GCTGGAATGAGCTCCTCATCGCCTCCTTCTCCCACCGGTCCATTGATGTCCGAGACGGCATCCTCCTGGCCACAGGTCTCCACGTGCACCGTAACTCAGCCCATTCTGCAGGCGTGGGAGCCATCTTTGATCG GGTGCTGACAGAGCTAGTGTCCAAAATGCGTGACATGAGGATGGACAAGACAGAGCTTGGCTGCCTGCGGGCAATCATTCTGTTTAATCCAG ATGCTAAGGGCCTCTCCAACCCCAGTGAGGTGGAGGTCCTGCGGGAGAAAGTGTATGCATCATTGGAGACCTACTGCAAACAGAAGTACCCTGAGCAGCAGGGACG GTTTGCCAAGCTGCTGCTACGTCTTCCTGCCCTCCGGTCCATCGGCCTTAAGTGTCTAGAGCATCTGTTTTTCTTTAAGCTCATTGGTGACACCCCCATCGACACCTTCCTTATGGAGATGCTTGAGGCTCCCCACCAGCTGGCCTGA
- the Rxrb gene encoding retinoic acid receptor RXR-beta isoform X1 → MSWAARPPFLPQRHAAGQCGPVGVRKEMHCGVASRWRRRRPWLDPAAAAAAAAGEQQTPEPEPGEAGRDGMGDSGRDSRSPDSSSPNPLAQGVPPPSPPGPPLPPSAAPSLGGSGAPPPPPMPPPPLGSPFPVISSSMGSPGLPPPAPPGFSGPVSSPQINSTVSLPGGGSGPPEDVKPPVLGVRGLHCPPPPGGPGAGKRLCAICGDRSSGKHYGVYSCEGCKGFFKRTIRKDLTYSCRDNKDCTVDKRQRNRCQYCRYQKCLATGMKREAVQEERQRGKDKDGDGEGAGGAPEEMPVDRILEAELAVEQKSDQGVEGPGGTGGSGSSPNDPVTNICQAADKQLFTLVEWAKRIPHFSSLPLDDQVILLRAGWNELLIASFSHRSIDVRDGILLATGLHVHRNSAHSAGVGAIFDRSLSRVLTELVSKMRDMRMDKTELGCLRAIILFNPDAKGLSNPSEVEVLREKVYASLETYCKQKYPEQQGRFAKLLLRLPALRSIGLKCLEHLFFFKLIGDTPIDTFLMEMLEAPHQLA, encoded by the exons ATGTCTTGGGCCGCCCGCCCGCCCTTCCTCCCCCAGCGGCATGCCGCAGGGCAGTGTGGGCCGGTGGGGGTGCGAAAAGAAATGCATTGTGGGGTCGCGTCCCGGTGGCGGCGGCGACGGCCCTGGCTGGAtcccgcggcggcggcggcggcggcagccgGAGAACAACAAACCCCGGAGCCGGAGCCGGGGGAGGCTGGACGGGACGGGATGGGAGACAGCGGGCGGG ATTCCCGAAGCCCAGACAGCTCTTCTCCAAATCCTCTTGCCCAGGGGgttcctcccccttctcctcctgggCCACCTCTTCCCCCTTCAGCAGCCCCATCCCTTGGAGGCTCTGGGGCTCCACCCCCACCTCCAATGCCACCACCCCCGCTGGGCTCCCCCTTCCCAGTCATCAGTTCTTCCATGGGGTCCCCTGGTCTGCCCCCTCCAGCTCCCCCAGGATTCTCCGGGCCTGTCAGCAGCCCCCAG ATTAATTCAACAGTGTCGCTCCCTGGGGGTGGGTCTGGCCCCCCTGAAGATGTGAAGCCACCAGTCTTAGGGGTCCGGGGCCTGCACTGTCCACCCcctccaggtggccctggggctgGCAAACGGCTTTGTGCAATCTGCGGGGACCGCAGCTCAG GCAAACACTATGGAGTTTACAGCTGTGAGGGCTGCAAGGGCTTCTTCAAGCGCACCATCCGCAAGGACCTGACCTACTCATGCCGGGACAACAAAGACTGTACAGTGGACAAGCGCCAGCGGAACCGCTGTCAGTACTGTCGCTATCAGAAGTGCCTGGCCACTGGCATGAAGAGGGAAG cTGTACAGGAGGAGCGTCAGCGGGGAAAGGACAAGGACGGGgatggggaaggggcagggggagcCCCCGAGGAGATGCCCGTGGACAGGATCCTGGAGGCAGAGCTTGCTGTGGAGCAGAAGAGTGACCAGGGCGTTGAGGGTCCTGGGGGAACCGGGGGTAGCGGCAGCAGT CCAAATGACCCCGTGACTAACATCTGTCAGGCAGCTGACAAACAGCTATTCACACTTGTTGAGTGGGCGAAGAGGATCCCACACTTTTCCTCCTTACCTCTGGATGACCAGGTCATATTGCTACGGGCAG GCTGGAATGAGCTCCTCATCGCCTCCTTCTCCCACCGGTCCATTGATGTCCGAGACGGCATCCTCCTGGCCACAGGTCTCCACGTGCACCGTAACTCAGCCCATTCTGCAGGCGTGGGAGCCATCTTTGATCG GTCCCTCTCCAGGGTGCTGACAGAGCTAGTGTCCAAAATGCGTGACATGAGGATGGACAAGACAGAGCTTGGCTGCCTGCGGGCAATCATTCTGTTTAATCCAG ATGCTAAGGGCCTCTCCAACCCCAGTGAGGTGGAGGTCCTGCGGGAGAAAGTGTATGCATCATTGGAGACCTACTGCAAACAGAAGTACCCTGAGCAGCAGGGACG GTTTGCCAAGCTGCTGCTACGTCTTCCTGCCCTCCGGTCCATCGGCCTTAAGTGTCTAGAGCATCTGTTTTTCTTTAAGCTCATTGGTGACACCCCCATCGACACCTTCCTTATGGAGATGCTTGAGGCTCCCCACCAGCTGGCCTGA
- the Rxrb gene encoding retinoic acid receptor RXR-beta isoform X4, which produces MPQGSVGRWGCEKKCIVGSRPGGGGDGPGWIPRRRRRRQPENNKPRSRSRGRLDGTGWETAGGINSTVSLPGGGSGPPEDVKPPVLGVRGLHCPPPPGGPGAGKRLCAICGDRSSGKHYGVYSCEGCKGFFKRTIRKDLTYSCRDNKDCTVDKRQRNRCQYCRYQKCLATGMKREAVQEERQRGKDKDGDGEGAGGAPEEMPVDRILEAELAVEQKSDQGVEGPGGTGGSGSSPNDPVTNICQAADKQLFTLVEWAKRIPHFSSLPLDDQVILLRAGWNELLIASFSHRSIDVRDGILLATGLHVHRNSAHSAGVGAIFDRVLTELVSKMRDMRMDKTELGCLRAIILFNPDAKGLSNPSEVEVLREKVYASLETYCKQKYPEQQGR; this is translated from the exons ATGCCGCAGGGCAGTGTGGGCCGGTGGGGGTGCGAAAAGAAATGCATTGTGGGGTCGCGTCCCGGTGGCGGCGGCGACGGCCCTGGCTGGAtcccgcggcggcggcggcggcggcagccgGAGAACAACAAACCCCGGAGCCGGAGCCGGGGGAGGCTGGACGGGACGGGATGGGAGACAGCGGGCGGG ATTAATTCAACAGTGTCGCTCCCTGGGGGTGGGTCTGGCCCCCCTGAAGATGTGAAGCCACCAGTCTTAGGGGTCCGGGGCCTGCACTGTCCACCCcctccaggtggccctggggctgGCAAACGGCTTTGTGCAATCTGCGGGGACCGCAGCTCAG GCAAACACTATGGAGTTTACAGCTGTGAGGGCTGCAAGGGCTTCTTCAAGCGCACCATCCGCAAGGACCTGACCTACTCATGCCGGGACAACAAAGACTGTACAGTGGACAAGCGCCAGCGGAACCGCTGTCAGTACTGTCGCTATCAGAAGTGCCTGGCCACTGGCATGAAGAGGGAAG cTGTACAGGAGGAGCGTCAGCGGGGAAAGGACAAGGACGGGgatggggaaggggcagggggagcCCCCGAGGAGATGCCCGTGGACAGGATCCTGGAGGCAGAGCTTGCTGTGGAGCAGAAGAGTGACCAGGGCGTTGAGGGTCCTGGGGGAACCGGGGGTAGCGGCAGCAGT CCAAATGACCCCGTGACTAACATCTGTCAGGCAGCTGACAAACAGCTATTCACACTTGTTGAGTGGGCGAAGAGGATCCCACACTTTTCCTCCTTACCTCTGGATGACCAGGTCATATTGCTACGGGCAG GCTGGAATGAGCTCCTCATCGCCTCCTTCTCCCACCGGTCCATTGATGTCCGAGACGGCATCCTCCTGGCCACAGGTCTCCACGTGCACCGTAACTCAGCCCATTCTGCAGGCGTGGGAGCCATCTTTGATCG GGTGCTGACAGAGCTAGTGTCCAAAATGCGTGACATGAGGATGGACAAGACAGAGCTTGGCTGCCTGCGGGCAATCATTCTGTTTAATCCAG ATGCTAAGGGCCTCTCCAACCCCAGTGAGGTGGAGGTCCTGCGGGAGAAAGTGTATGCATCATTGGAGACCTACTGCAAACAGAAGTACCCTGAGCAGCAGGGACGGTGA
- the Rxrb gene encoding retinoic acid receptor RXR-beta isoform X3, whose product MPQGSVGRWGCEKKCIVGSRPGGGGDGPGWIPRRRRRRQPENNKPRSRSRGRLDGTGWETAGGINSTVSLPGGGSGPPEDVKPPVLGVRGLHCPPPPGGPGAGKRLCAICGDRSSGKHYGVYSCEGCKGFFKRTIRKDLTYSCRDNKDCTVDKRQRNRCQYCRYQKCLATGMKREAVQEERQRGKDKDGDGEGAGGAPEEMPVDRILEAELAVEQKSDQGVEGPGGTGGSGSSPNDPVTNICQAADKQLFTLVEWAKRIPHFSSLPLDDQVILLRAGWNELLIASFSHRSIDVRDGILLATGLHVHRNSAHSAGVGAIFDRSLSRVLTELVSKMRDMRMDKTELGCLRAIILFNPDAKGLSNPSEVEVLREKVYASLETYCKQKYPEQQGRFAKLLLRLPALRSIGLKCLEHLFFFKLIGDTPIDTFLMEMLEAPHQLA is encoded by the exons ATGCCGCAGGGCAGTGTGGGCCGGTGGGGGTGCGAAAAGAAATGCATTGTGGGGTCGCGTCCCGGTGGCGGCGGCGACGGCCCTGGCTGGAtcccgcggcggcggcggcggcggcagccgGAGAACAACAAACCCCGGAGCCGGAGCCGGGGGAGGCTGGACGGGACGGGATGGGAGACAGCGGGCGGG ATTAATTCAACAGTGTCGCTCCCTGGGGGTGGGTCTGGCCCCCCTGAAGATGTGAAGCCACCAGTCTTAGGGGTCCGGGGCCTGCACTGTCCACCCcctccaggtggccctggggctgGCAAACGGCTTTGTGCAATCTGCGGGGACCGCAGCTCAG GCAAACACTATGGAGTTTACAGCTGTGAGGGCTGCAAGGGCTTCTTCAAGCGCACCATCCGCAAGGACCTGACCTACTCATGCCGGGACAACAAAGACTGTACAGTGGACAAGCGCCAGCGGAACCGCTGTCAGTACTGTCGCTATCAGAAGTGCCTGGCCACTGGCATGAAGAGGGAAG cTGTACAGGAGGAGCGTCAGCGGGGAAAGGACAAGGACGGGgatggggaaggggcagggggagcCCCCGAGGAGATGCCCGTGGACAGGATCCTGGAGGCAGAGCTTGCTGTGGAGCAGAAGAGTGACCAGGGCGTTGAGGGTCCTGGGGGAACCGGGGGTAGCGGCAGCAGT CCAAATGACCCCGTGACTAACATCTGTCAGGCAGCTGACAAACAGCTATTCACACTTGTTGAGTGGGCGAAGAGGATCCCACACTTTTCCTCCTTACCTCTGGATGACCAGGTCATATTGCTACGGGCAG GCTGGAATGAGCTCCTCATCGCCTCCTTCTCCCACCGGTCCATTGATGTCCGAGACGGCATCCTCCTGGCCACAGGTCTCCACGTGCACCGTAACTCAGCCCATTCTGCAGGCGTGGGAGCCATCTTTGATCG GTCCCTCTCCAGGGTGCTGACAGAGCTAGTGTCCAAAATGCGTGACATGAGGATGGACAAGACAGAGCTTGGCTGCCTGCGGGCAATCATTCTGTTTAATCCAG ATGCTAAGGGCCTCTCCAACCCCAGTGAGGTGGAGGTCCTGCGGGAGAAAGTGTATGCATCATTGGAGACCTACTGCAAACAGAAGTACCCTGAGCAGCAGGGACG GTTTGCCAAGCTGCTGCTACGTCTTCCTGCCCTCCGGTCCATCGGCCTTAAGTGTCTAGAGCATCTGTTTTTCTTTAAGCTCATTGGTGACACCCCCATCGACACCTTCCTTATGGAGATGCTTGAGGCTCCCCACCAGCTGGCCTGA